The sequence CGCGCGCGGCGCTTCGGCGGTATCGCCCGTCTGTATGGGGCGCCGGCGCTGGCCGCATTCGAAGCAGCGCATGTCGCGGTGATCGGTATCGGCGGCGTGGGGTCGTGGGTGGCCGAGGCGCTCGCGCGCAGCGCGGTCGGCACGCTGACGCTGATCGATCTCGACAACGTGGCCGAGAGCAACACTAACCGGCAGATCCATGCGCTCGACGGCAACTACGGGAAACCGAAGGTCGAAGCCATGGCCGAACGCATCGCGGCGATCAATCCGTATTGCGATGTGCGGCTGATCGAAGACTTCGTCGAGCCGGATAATTTCGCCGCGACGCTCGGCGGCGGCTTCGATTACGTGATCGATGCGATCGACAGCGTGCGCACCAAGACCGCGTTGATCGCATGGTGCGTCGAGCGGAATCAGCCCTTGATCACGGTGGGCGGCGCGGGTGGGCAACTCGATCCGACGCGCATTCGCATCGACGATCTTGCGCTGACGATCCAGGATCCGTTGCTGTCGAAGGTGCGCGCGCAATTGCGCAAACAGCACGATTTTCCGCGCGGGCCGAAAGCGAAGTTCAAGGTGAGCGCGGTGTATTCCGACGAACCGCTGATCTATCCGGAAGTGGCCGTCGTCGATGTCGACGAGGACGCGGAGCCGGTGAGCACGTCGCCTACGGGCCCGGTCGGTTTGAATTGTGCGGGGTTTGGCTCGAGCGTGTGTGTGACCGCGAGCTTTGGATTTGCCGCCGCCGCGCATGTATTGCGGGCGTTAGGGAAGCAGGCTGCGGCTTGAGGAAACATGCGGTGGCCGCCGAGGCCGCCACCGCATTCGAGCATCGCGCGGTTTGTTTAATACAACGCCGCGCTCAACTTACGCCGCCATTGCGACACCAGTTCCGGCTGATGCGCGGCCAGATCGAACACCGACAGCATCGTCTTGCGGCCGATATCGTCACGGAACGTGCGATCGCGTTGCACGATTGCCAGCAAGTGCTCGAGCGCCCCGTCGTACTTGAGACGGGCAATCAGCGCGCTGGCCAGATCGAAGCGTGCTTCGAGATCGGTCGGGTCGGCAGCGACTTTGGCCTCAAGGGCATCCGTGGGCGGCAGGGCCGCCGCCGCGTCCACCGCGTCGAGCCGCGTCTTGATCGCGTTGAAACGCGCGTCGATGCCTTGCGTGGTTTTCGGCGACAGCAGATCGACTTCGCTGCGGGCTTCGTCGATCAGGTTGTCTTCGAGCAGCATTTCGATGCGGTCCATGCGCGCTTCGTCGAAACCCGGGTCGTAGGCGAGGGCGGCTTGCAGCGCGTCGTACGCGTCGTTGCGGCGGCCTTCGGCCAGCGCGGTTTGCGCGTCGAGACGCGCCGCGTCCGCACCTTGCGGCACCAGCCGCTCGATAAACTCGCGCAGCTGACCTTCAGGCAGCACGCCGACGAACTGATCGACCGGCCGGCCGTCGGCAAACGCCATGACGTGCGGAATGCTGCGCACCTGGAAGTGCGTGGCGAGTTCCTGGTTTTCGTCCACGTTCACCTTCACCAGCTTCCATTTGCCGGCGGCCTCGGCTTCGAGCTTTTCGAGCATCGGGCCGAGTGTCTTGCATGGGCCGCACCAGGGCGCCCAGAAATCGACCAGCACGGGGGCCAGCGTCGACGCCGTGATGACGTCCTGTTCGAAAGTGGCCAGAGTGGTGTCCATTGCGTCCTCGT is a genomic window of Paraburkholderia bryophila containing:
- the tcdA gene encoding tRNA cyclic N6-threonylcarbamoyladenosine(37) synthase TcdA, which translates into the protein MSSPTAQSDLTTSLDASETADRARRFGGIARLYGAPALAAFEAAHVAVIGIGGVGSWVAEALARSAVGTLTLIDLDNVAESNTNRQIHALDGNYGKPKVEAMAERIAAINPYCDVRLIEDFVEPDNFAATLGGGFDYVIDAIDSVRTKTALIAWCVERNQPLITVGGAGGQLDPTRIRIDDLALTIQDPLLSKVRAQLRKQHDFPRGPKAKFKVSAVYSDEPLIYPEVAVVDVDEDAEPVSTSPTGPVGLNCAGFGSSVCVTASFGFAAAAHVLRALGKQAAA
- the trxA gene encoding thioredoxin, which gives rise to MDTTLATFEQDVITASTLAPVLVDFWAPWCGPCKTLGPMLEKLEAEAAGKWKLVKVNVDENQELATHFQVRSIPHVMAFADGRPVDQFVGVLPEGQLREFIERLVPQGADAARLDAQTALAEGRRNDAYDALQAALAYDPGFDEARMDRIEMLLEDNLIDEARSEVDLLSPKTTQGIDARFNAIKTRLDAVDAAAALPPTDALEAKVAADPTDLEARFDLASALIARLKYDGALEHLLAIVQRDRTFRDDIGRKTMLSVFDLAAHQPELVSQWRRKLSAALY